In Herbinix luporum, a single window of DNA contains:
- a CDS encoding ComEC/Rec2 family competence protein — protein MKKFILWILITAVFLSTGCSYIEHTQGADDKKNHLENEITPEDSVDSGKSHDKNNLASPDNKTSQSEDTSKQEDTNPKSQETDTSEDPEAESSILKLHIIDVGQGDSILIESNNKYMLVDGGERDQGKVVVNYLEKIGVKKLDYLIATHPHSDHIGGLAQVIDNFKIGRIIMPNVVHTSKTFENLLDTIANKGLKITKPVVGNEYNIGNASFIIIAPSSSKYNNLNDYSVGVKLQNGNNSFVLTGDAEIKSENEMLKTGINLEADVLKLGHHGSTTSNSDNFIDAVNPSIAIISAGEGNQYGHPHVEVLENIKNRNIKLFRTDKQGTIIIESNGRTISVNKEPYVITSDDLKAKNQAEAKSEQKTQTDKNTAKSSNTKNESSTAKDSNNSKNITVHITKTGSKYHRSGCRHLKSDIAVTLEEALNKGLTPCKTCKPPTN, from the coding sequence ATGAAAAAATTTATACTATGGATACTAATTACAGCCGTATTTCTATCAACCGGATGTTCATATATTGAGCATACTCAAGGAGCAGATGATAAAAAAAATCATCTGGAAAATGAGATTACACCAGAAGATTCAGTTGACAGCGGCAAATCTCATGACAAGAATAATTTGGCTTCACCAGATAATAAAACATCACAATCAGAGGATACTTCCAAACAAGAAGATACTAATCCTAAGTCCCAAGAAACTGATACTTCAGAAGATCCAGAAGCAGAAAGTTCAATACTAAAATTACATATTATAGACGTAGGTCAAGGTGATTCTATATTAATAGAATCAAATAATAAGTATATGCTTGTTGACGGGGGCGAAAGGGACCAAGGGAAGGTAGTTGTCAATTATTTAGAAAAAATCGGTGTTAAAAAACTGGATTATTTGATTGCTACTCACCCCCATAGTGACCATATCGGCGGACTTGCACAAGTAATTGACAACTTTAAAATAGGTAGAATTATAATGCCAAACGTTGTTCATACTTCAAAGACTTTTGAGAACCTACTAGATACTATTGCTAATAAGGGCTTAAAGATAACTAAACCGGTAGTGGGAAATGAATATAATATAGGAAATGCTAGCTTTATTATAATTGCTCCTAGCAGTTCCAAATATAATAATTTAAATGATTATAGTGTTGGAGTTAAACTGCAAAACGGTAATAATTCCTTTGTTTTAACCGGTGACGCTGAGATTAAATCAGAAAATGAGATGTTGAAAACCGGTATTAACCTTGAGGCAGATGTCTTAAAACTGGGTCACCATGGCTCTACTACCAGTAACAGTGATAATTTTATAGATGCAGTAAACCCCAGCATAGCCATAATAAGTGCCGGTGAAGGTAACCAATACGGTCATCCCCATGTTGAAGTTTTAGAGAATATTAAAAACAGAAATATAAAGTTGTTTAGAACCGATAAACAGGGTACAATTATTATTGAGTCAAATGGTCGTACAATTTCAGTTAATAAGGAACCGTATGTTATTACCAGTGACGATTTAAAAGCCAAAAATCAAGCAGAGGCAAAATCTGAGCAAAAAACCCAGACAGATAAAAATACAGCAAAGTCCTCTAATACTAAGAATGAAAGCTCTACGGCAAAAGATTCGAACAATTCAAAAAATATAACTGTCCATATTACAAAAACCGGTAGCAAGTATCACCGGTCAGGCTGTAGGCATCTTAAGAGTGATATAGCAGTTACTTTAGAAGAAGCCCTTAACAAAGGATTAACTCCCTGTAAAACATGTAAACCACCGACAAACTAA
- a CDS encoding helix-turn-helix domain-containing protein has translation MTNTIGNRISQSRKEKGITQEEMAERLGVTPQAVSKWENDISYPDILLLPKIAEILDVSVDVLLSGEAKKETRILPKEQRKNIDDMMFKIYVNSAEGDKVRVNLPMALVKVGLEMGLKMPQVSGNKVIIPPIIYS, from the coding sequence ATGACAAACACAATCGGAAATAGAATTTCACAATCAAGAAAAGAAAAAGGTATAACCCAGGAAGAGATGGCTGAAAGGCTTGGTGTTACCCCTCAAGCAGTTTCAAAATGGGAGAATGATATTTCTTACCCGGATATTCTGCTACTTCCTAAAATCGCTGAAATCTTGGATGTCAGTGTGGATGTACTTCTTTCCGGTGAAGCAAAAAAAGAAACCCGTATATTACCAAAAGAGCAGCGTAAGAATATCGATGATATGATGTTTAAAATCTATGTAAATTCAGCTGAAGGGGACAAAGTACGAGTAAACCTTCCAATGGCCCTGGTAAAGGTGGGACTGGAAATGGGATTGAAAATGCCTCAGGTATCAGGCAATAAAGTCATAATTCCCCCTATAATATACTCCTAA
- a CDS encoding LysR family transcriptional regulator, giving the protein MTLQQIRYVVAVADTNSMNEAAKRLYISQPTLSSAIKDLETEINITIFTRTNKGVILTSEGEEFLGYARQVLNQMELLEEKYIEGKKIKKKFGVSTQHYSFAVKAFVEMVKEFDMNEYEFAIRETKTADVIMDVKNGKSEIGILYINEFNEKVINKLLKDNQLEFHDLVTCKGYVYLWKGHPLAAKEKISMEELLDYPCLSFEQGDNNSFYFAEEILSTYDYRKTIKACDRATMLNLMVGINAFTLCSGIICEELNGSDYCAIPLDIDVNMNIGYISRSYGILSDIGRRYIEELQAYIARATV; this is encoded by the coding sequence ATGACTTTACAGCAGATTAGATATGTAGTTGCTGTTGCCGATACAAATTCAATGAATGAGGCTGCAAAAAGGCTTTATATATCACAACCGACCCTATCTAGTGCAATTAAAGATTTAGAAACAGAGATAAACATTACTATATTTACCCGTACCAATAAAGGTGTAATTTTAACATCAGAAGGAGAAGAGTTCTTAGGTTATGCCAGACAAGTCCTAAATCAGATGGAATTACTTGAAGAAAAATATATAGAAGGAAAGAAAATTAAGAAAAAATTTGGAGTGTCTACACAGCATTACTCATTTGCTGTAAAAGCCTTTGTAGAAATGGTAAAAGAGTTTGATATGAATGAGTATGAGTTTGCTATTCGTGAAACAAAAACAGCTGATGTTATTATGGATGTCAAAAACGGAAAAAGTGAAATAGGTATTCTCTATATCAATGAATTTAATGAGAAGGTGATAAATAAATTATTGAAAGATAATCAATTGGAATTTCATGATTTGGTAACTTGTAAAGGTTATGTTTATTTGTGGAAAGGACATCCGCTGGCAGCTAAAGAAAAGATATCTATGGAGGAACTTTTAGATTATCCCTGCCTTTCATTTGAACAGGGAGATAATAATTCATTTTATTTTGCAGAGGAAATACTTAGTACCTATGACTATAGAAAAACTATAAAGGCTTGTGATAGGGCAACCATGCTAAATTTAATGGTGGGAATTAATGCATTTACATTATGTTCGGGAATTATTTGCGAAGAACTTAACGGAAGTGATTATTGTGCCATTCCTCTAGATATAGATGTAAATATGAATATAGGATATATAAGCAGGAGTTATGGAATTTTAAGCGATATAGGCAGAAGATATATAGAAGAACTGCAGGCTTATATAGCTAGGGCTACCGTTTAG
- a CDS encoding LCP family protein, which translates to MQDKRMEEQLKQQVMRYMEDEKRPQRKNIKTNKGKMSKKQMQKLKRTKRIKKVGSVLLVILVLLVFLVGTKPGRSLLYKIASKYVSSHVQSPEDTEVSNRQPSDNVIREDHVKNYLIFGIEEFGGARNTDAIMIGSVNTKDNTVKLTSLLRDSYVEIPGYKPHKLNSAYSKGGINLLIETIEKNYKIHIDGYASVNFEAFEKLVDSLGGVTIELGEEEAAYLNRTNYISDKANRNVQAGINKLNGNQVMGYVRVRKVKTLGGANNDYGRVVRQQRALKAMFDSAKSPKNLVRIVPISKQALSNVTTDLSQKQIEMVMKAFFENNSKDLETLRIPVDGAFDSPKKYNGIGYPIILDWDTNRIEMYKFIFGYTDEEARIALDKVK; encoded by the coding sequence ATGCAAGATAAAAGAATGGAAGAACAATTAAAGCAGCAAGTTATGAGATATATGGAGGATGAAAAGAGGCCTCAAAGAAAAAATATAAAAACTAATAAGGGAAAAATGTCTAAAAAACAAATGCAAAAACTAAAAAGAACAAAAAGAATAAAGAAAGTAGGCTCAGTACTGCTTGTTATTTTAGTTTTACTGGTATTCTTGGTGGGAACTAAGCCGGGAAGAAGCCTCTTATATAAAATAGCAAGCAAATATGTATCTAGTCATGTTCAGTCTCCCGAGGATACAGAGGTTTCAAACAGGCAACCCTCTGATAATGTCATAAGGGAAGACCATGTGAAAAATTATCTTATATTTGGTATTGAGGAATTTGGCGGAGCAAGAAATACAGATGCCATTATGATTGGTTCCGTTAATACCAAGGACAATACAGTTAAACTTACATCCCTTCTAAGGGACAGTTATGTGGAGATACCGGGATATAAGCCCCATAAACTTAATTCTGCCTACTCTAAAGGGGGCATAAATCTGTTAATTGAAACTATAGAAAAGAACTATAAGATACATATTGATGGATATGCCTCAGTTAACTTTGAAGCCTTTGAAAAACTGGTAGATTCCTTGGGCGGTGTTACTATAGAATTGGGAGAAGAGGAAGCAGCCTACCTAAATAGAACTAATTATATATCAGATAAGGCCAACAGAAATGTACAAGCAGGAATTAATAAACTGAATGGAAACCAGGTTATGGGCTATGTAAGAGTTAGAAAGGTAAAGACTCTGGGAGGAGCTAATAATGACTATGGCCGTGTTGTACGTCAGCAAAGAGCCTTAAAAGCTATGTTTGACAGTGCAAAATCCCCCAAAAACCTGGTAAGGATTGTACCAATTAGTAAACAAGCCTTAAGCAATGTTACAACAGACTTAAGTCAAAAGCAAATTGAGATGGTTATGAAAGCCTTTTTTGAAAATAATTCGAAAGATTTGGAGACCTTAAGAATTCCGGTGGACGGAGCTTTTGATTCACCTAAAAAGTATAATGGTATAGGATACCCTATCATTCTAGATTGGGATACTAACCGTATTGAGATGTATAAATTTATTTTTGGATATACCGATGAGGAAGCTAGAATTGCTTTAGATAAAGTAAAATAA
- the mgtE gene encoding magnesium transporter, with translation MAKITEFEKNILELLEAKKYKELKEIISTINPYDLATLFENLSEKNITLLFRLLPKDLAAETFVEMDSDHQKTLIDSFSDVELKEVINELYIDDMVYLIEEMPANVVKRILRNSSDDARKMVNQILNYPQDSAGSIMTTEYVNLRSDMTIADAIKRIRQIGLDSETFDTCYVTDNVKHLIGYITLRTIILSDDKSKIEDLMERNVISVNTFDDQEEVAYLFGKYDLTVIPVVDNDNRLVGIVTVDDAWDVLEKETTEDMELMAAITPSDTPYLKKTTFEIWKSRMPWLLLLMISATFTGLIITRFEDALKTYVILTAYIPMLMDTGGNSGSQSSVTIIRGLSLNELEFGDIIKVLWKESKVALLSGLTLALVNFAKLSLFDKVGLSVALVVNITLFFTVIIAKMVGSTLPILAKKIGFDPAVMASPFITTIVDAISLLVYFMIANMILGL, from the coding sequence ATGGCAAAAATAACAGAATTTGAAAAGAACATTCTTGAATTGCTTGAAGCAAAAAAGTATAAGGAACTTAAAGAAATTATTTCAACTATAAATCCCTATGATTTGGCTACTCTTTTTGAGAATTTGTCAGAAAAAAATATTACACTTCTTTTTCGGTTGTTACCGAAGGATTTGGCAGCGGAAACATTTGTTGAGATGGATTCTGATCATCAGAAAACATTAATAGATAGTTTTTCTGATGTAGAGTTAAAAGAAGTTATTAATGAGCTTTATATTGATGACATGGTATATTTAATTGAAGAAATGCCTGCCAATGTTGTCAAACGTATTCTTAGAAATTCATCTGATGATGCCCGTAAGATGGTTAATCAGATATTAAATTATCCGCAAGATTCTGCCGGTAGTATTATGACTACTGAGTATGTTAATCTGCGTTCCGATATGACTATAGCAGATGCTATAAAAAGAATTAGGCAGATAGGTTTGGATAGTGAAACTTTTGATACCTGTTATGTTACCGATAACGTTAAGCATTTAATAGGATATATTACGCTACGGACTATTATCCTCTCTGATGACAAAAGTAAAATTGAAGATTTAATGGAGAGAAATGTTATTTCAGTTAACACTTTTGATGATCAAGAGGAAGTTGCCTATTTGTTTGGTAAATATGATTTGACTGTTATTCCGGTAGTAGATAATGATAATAGGCTGGTCGGAATAGTTACAGTTGACGATGCTTGGGATGTGTTAGAGAAGGAGACAACAGAGGATATGGAATTAATGGCTGCGATTACTCCTTCCGATACTCCATATCTAAAAAAGACCACATTTGAAATATGGAAGAGTCGTATGCCTTGGCTTCTTTTACTTATGATCTCAGCTACATTTACCGGTTTAATTATAACCCGTTTTGAAGACGCCCTAAAGACATACGTGATTCTAACAGCCTATATACCTATGCTTATGGACACAGGTGGTAATTCTGGAAGTCAATCATCGGTAACAATAATTAGAGGATTGTCATTAAATGAACTGGAATTTGGAGATATAATTAAAGTTCTCTGGAAAGAGTCTAAAGTTGCTTTGTTGAGCGGATTAACATTGGCGTTGGTAAACTTCGCTAAATTGTCCTTGTTTGATAAGGTTGGCTTAAGTGTAGCCTTGGTAGTAAATATAACATTATTTTTTACGGTAATTATTGCTAAAATGGTAGGCTCTACATTGCCGATTTTAGCGAAAAAAATTGGTTTTGATCCTGCTGTAATGGCAAGTCCTTTTATTACTACTATAGTAGATGCTATATCTTTGCTAGTATATTTTATGATTGCAAATATGATTCTTGGTTTGTAA
- a CDS encoding DUF3006 domain-containing protein — MKKYIVDRFEGEYAVCEKEDLTLVNILRSKLPAETKEGDCLVEKDDGSFYIDIEATMDRKQQIRRKLDSLFE, encoded by the coding sequence ATGAAAAAATATATTGTTGATAGGTTTGAAGGGGAATATGCTGTATGCGAAAAAGAAGATTTAACCTTGGTCAATATCTTAAGATCTAAGCTGCCTGCAGAAACTAAAGAAGGAGATTGCCTTGTAGAAAAAGATGATGGAAGCTTTTATATAGATATTGAAGCTACCATGGACAGAAAACAACAAATTAGAAGAAAACTTGACAGTTTATTCGAATAA
- a CDS encoding AAA family ATPase, whose protein sequence is MKPIYIKMSAFGSYAGEEIIDFTDINSGIFLITGDTGAGKTTIFDAITYALYDQTSGGKRDGAMMRSQYANDDVPTYVEFKFLYRGKTYIINRSPRQNRRSKRRNKEGEYTITTDQPRVSLIMPDGQIYKGNIRETNQKIIEIIGLDVNQFTQIAMIAQGDFLKLLHASSKERKEIFGKIFNTKIYWLIEEELKRRASAISATLEDNKKAINRELENVQCIKDSRLTEKWQDMKQFMESDSDKQLELIELIISEAKERENEINNSIQKNQEELEKINSKLMQAKDINNLFEALELAHKKKEELDLRKDQMDLVWQQIDRGKKALQVEPKEASYLNKQRELSECSKRIEDLKAWLEKNEAKLAMLKKEKEDKEKEYKKKSPILASKISNINELLPKYEQLDKMTSEIKSLKEIKAITEEKYDKADKNVNKTKENKENLIKEQEELKSLADRYTHLELTVKNLDEKINSLKSLINLIKQMKSLLANYNQGEKDYKAADEDYDLKCKHYENLYHNFIEGQAGILATSLEEGSPCPVCGSTSHPNKAVATDLLIDESKLREAKKQMDEAAKLRQAKNEVLQKAEQEYKVKRNLVEHEGKRIVAASFNPDQVNIESLQTMLAKEEEKLQALTTEKNQAKAAGDKYTAYQTQLKDLEAALESYNKEKEEANKALGEVAVSLTKTETITNSLKEALVYENKSHALNELAAAKEQMEKLDKAKAKIADEYQAMVEVASNKKGNLKAEEKSFIRLTEEVRSFKEAFYNELEKQGFSSVEDYHKSLISSQKIEELSQSYQSYRDEIIENDTNLKNYTMQTQGKSRIETKDLENRKSQLTKVKTELEDDGKYVYGIIKRNQEIYDKLTKLIADRKKTKNTYGTISRLSDTANGKLSKRHINFQTYIQRRYFNMILAEANKRLYTMSNNQFILKCRDMEDLSGQGEVGLDLDVYSMVNDQVRDVKTLSGGESFMAALSMALGMSDIIQNTAGRIHIDTMFIDEGFGSLSENTRMQAIKILNDLSGGKRLVGIISHVTELKAQIETKLLVTKGEKGSRARWEIS, encoded by the coding sequence ATGAAACCGATTTATATTAAAATGTCTGCCTTTGGCTCCTATGCAGGGGAGGAAATAATTGATTTTACTGATATAAATAGTGGTATTTTTCTTATAACCGGAGATACCGGTGCAGGAAAAACCACAATATTTGATGCCATTACCTATGCACTTTATGACCAGACCAGCGGGGGAAAGCGTGATGGCGCCATGATGCGTAGCCAATATGCAAATGATGATGTGCCGACCTATGTAGAATTCAAATTTTTGTATCGAGGCAAGACTTATATAATAAATAGAAGTCCAAGACAAAACCGTAGAAGTAAGAGAAGGAATAAAGAGGGAGAGTATACTATAACTACTGACCAGCCAAGGGTTAGCCTTATTATGCCGGATGGTCAGATATACAAGGGAAATATCAGAGAAACCAATCAAAAAATTATAGAGATTATAGGCCTTGATGTAAATCAATTTACCCAGATAGCCATGATTGCCCAAGGGGATTTTCTGAAGCTACTTCATGCCTCTTCTAAAGAAAGAAAAGAGATATTCGGCAAAATATTTAATACAAAAATATATTGGCTCATAGAAGAGGAACTAAAAAGAAGGGCAAGTGCCATATCTGCTACCCTTGAAGATAACAAAAAAGCTATAAACAGAGAACTGGAAAATGTACAATGTATTAAAGACAGTAGATTAACAGAAAAATGGCAGGATATGAAGCAGTTTATGGAAAGCGATTCTGATAAGCAGCTGGAACTAATAGAACTTATAATCTCAGAAGCAAAAGAAAGAGAAAATGAAATCAACAATTCTATCCAAAAAAATCAGGAAGAATTAGAAAAGATTAATTCGAAACTTATGCAGGCTAAGGATATCAATAATCTATTTGAGGCTTTGGAATTAGCCCATAAAAAGAAAGAAGAACTGGATTTACGAAAAGACCAGATGGACCTTGTTTGGCAGCAGATAGATAGGGGAAAAAAAGCATTGCAGGTGGAGCCAAAAGAAGCTTCTTACCTTAATAAGCAAAGGGAATTATCAGAATGCAGTAAAAGAATAGAAGATCTTAAGGCCTGGCTAGAGAAAAATGAAGCAAAATTGGCAATGTTAAAGAAGGAGAAGGAGGATAAGGAAAAGGAGTATAAGAAAAAGAGTCCTATACTAGCCTCAAAGATTAGTAATATTAATGAACTCCTGCCCAAATATGAGCAGCTTGATAAAATGACATCTGAAATAAAAAGTCTTAAAGAGATTAAAGCTATAACAGAAGAAAAGTATGACAAAGCTGATAAGAATGTTAATAAGACTAAGGAAAATAAGGAGAATTTGATTAAAGAACAGGAAGAACTAAAAAGCCTTGCAGACCGGTATACACATTTAGAACTTACTGTAAAGAATTTAGACGAAAAAATAAATTCTCTCAAATCTTTAATTAATCTAATAAAGCAAATGAAATCTCTACTGGCTAATTATAATCAGGGGGAGAAGGATTATAAGGCTGCTGATGAAGACTATGATTTAAAATGCAAACATTATGAAAATTTATATCATAATTTCATTGAGGGACAAGCGGGAATACTTGCCACAAGTTTAGAGGAAGGCTCTCCCTGCCCAGTATGTGGCTCCACATCTCATCCTAATAAGGCAGTAGCTACAGACCTATTAATAGATGAAAGTAAGTTAAGGGAAGCAAAAAAGCAGATGGATGAAGCTGCTAAACTTAGGCAGGCTAAAAATGAAGTATTACAAAAAGCCGAACAAGAATATAAAGTAAAACGAAATTTAGTTGAACATGAGGGAAAGAGGATTGTAGCTGCTTCATTTAATCCTGACCAAGTAAATATAGAGTCACTGCAAACTATGCTTGCTAAGGAAGAAGAAAAGTTGCAAGCTTTAACAACTGAAAAAAATCAGGCTAAAGCAGCAGGGGATAAGTATACAGCTTACCAAACTCAGCTAAAGGATTTAGAAGCTGCTTTGGAATCATATAATAAAGAAAAGGAAGAAGCAAATAAAGCCCTAGGGGAAGTGGCAGTCAGTCTTACTAAGACAGAAACTATTACTAATTCCCTTAAGGAAGCCTTGGTATATGAAAATAAAAGTCATGCACTAAATGAACTTGCTGCAGCAAAAGAGCAGATGGAAAAGTTGGATAAGGCTAAAGCTAAGATAGCAGATGAATATCAGGCCATGGTAGAAGTCGCTTCCAATAAGAAGGGGAATCTTAAAGCAGAAGAAAAAAGCTTTATAAGACTTACTGAAGAAGTCAGAAGCTTTAAGGAGGCATTTTACAATGAGCTGGAAAAGCAAGGATTTTCAAGTGTTGAAGATTATCACAAATCATTAATTAGTTCCCAAAAGATTGAAGAGTTAAGCCAAAGCTATCAATCATATAGAGACGAAATAATTGAAAATGATACCAATCTTAAGAATTATACTATGCAGACACAGGGTAAAAGCCGGATAGAAACCAAAGACTTGGAGAATAGGAAATCCCAACTGACTAAAGTAAAAACTGAATTAGAAGATGATGGCAAATATGTATATGGGATTATAAAAAGAAATCAAGAGATATACGATAAACTTACTAAGCTTATAGCCGATAGAAAGAAAACTAAAAATACCTATGGAACTATCAGTAGGCTGTCCGATACGGCCAACGGCAAGTTAAGCAAACGTCATATTAATTTTCAGACTTATATCCAAAGAAGGTATTTTAATATGATACTTGCTGAGGCAAATAAGCGATTATACACTATGTCCAATAATCAATTTATCTTAAAATGCCGGGATATGGAAGACTTATCGGGACAGGGAGAAGTGGGCCTTGATCTTGATGTATACAGTATGGTAAATGACCAGGTTCGTGATGTTAAGACCCTATCCGGTGGTGAATCATTTATGGCGGCTTTATCCATGGCTTTAGGAATGTCAGATATTATTCAGAATACGGCAGGAAGAATACATATTGATACCATGTTTATTGATGAAGGCTTTGGCTCCTTAAGTGAAAACACCCGTATGCAGGCTATAAAAATTTTAAATGATTTATCCGGAGGCAAGAGATTGGTAGGAATCATATCCCATGTAACTGAGTTAAAGGCACAGATAGAAACCAAGCTGCTTGTAACAAAAGGAGAAAAGGGCAGCAGGGCCAGATGGGAAATATCTTAA
- a CDS encoding aldo/keto reductase: MILQEDFIIKNGVKIPKLGLGTWQIPNGEEAYNSVKWALEAGYRHIDTAMAYGNEESVGKAIKDSGIAREEIFVTTKLPAEKKGHDIAHDCFKKSLEALGLDYIDLYLIHAPWPWDQMGIDCTEGNIESWKAFEEIYDSGKVKAIGISNFEPKHIEPILDMCKYVPMVNQIRFHIGDRQEEVVDYCNKKDILITAYSPLATGRILANKEIVDMAAKYKVTEAQLCIRYCLQKDMVVIPKSTKKERIISNTKVDFVIDDEDMRVLDMM, encoded by the coding sequence ATGATTTTACAAGAGGACTTTATAATAAAAAATGGGGTAAAAATACCTAAGCTAGGCCTTGGAACATGGCAGATTCCTAATGGTGAGGAAGCTTATAATTCCGTAAAATGGGCCTTGGAGGCAGGCTATAGGCATATAGACACAGCCATGGCATATGGTAATGAAGAAAGTGTAGGAAAAGCTATAAAAGATTCAGGTATAGCCAGGGAAGAAATTTTTGTTACAACAAAACTTCCTGCTGAAAAGAAAGGCCATGACATAGCCCATGATTGTTTTAAAAAATCATTAGAGGCTTTAGGTTTAGATTATATAGATTTATATCTGATTCATGCTCCCTGGCCTTGGGATCAGATGGGCATAGACTGCACTGAAGGTAACATAGAAAGTTGGAAAGCATTTGAAGAAATCTATGATAGTGGTAAAGTAAAAGCTATAGGTATATCTAACTTTGAACCTAAGCATATAGAGCCCATACTTGATATGTGCAAATATGTTCCTATGGTAAATCAGATACGTTTTCATATAGGAGATCGGCAAGAAGAAGTAGTGGATTATTGTAATAAGAAGGATATATTAATTACAGCATATTCTCCCTTAGCTACCGGTCGTATATTGGCTAATAAGGAGATAGTAGATATGGCAGCAAAATATAAGGTAACAGAAGCACAACTTTGTATAAGATATTGCTTGCAAAAGGACATGGTAGTAATTCCAAAGTCAACTAAGAAGGAACGTATAATATCCAATACGAAAGTGGACTTTGTTATTGATGATGAAGATATGCGGGTTTTGGATATGATGTAA
- a CDS encoding exonuclease SbcCD subunit D, protein MKLFHISDLHIGKQLHYYNLKDNQIYILKQIVDRAKEYRPDVIIIAGDIYDKSVPSAEAYIIFDQFLNDLSDIKPSIPVLIIAGNHDSADRLNYASSFLEKHNIYISVHPPREEDEYLKKLVLQDEYGDVNFYLLPFTKPGYVRHLFDEGLVTSYDSAIKALIERENIDYKKRNVLISHQFYVAGEKSPKTCDSEQVYISVGGIDSVDIQAVEKFDYVALGHLHGAQSIGKKHIRYSGSPLKYSVSEQHHVKSITMVTINDKNSDIIIDKIPLSSNQDVRSEKGLLDEIISRATDENRHDYISITLTDEDEIYKPKDQLEEHYDHILEVKIENSRTKAQLMEADTEATVLDPFEAFKQFYRDMQGTSMSSEEEKIMIDVINILQEVQGNETDLY, encoded by the coding sequence ATGAAACTATTTCATATTTCAGACTTACATATAGGTAAGCAGCTGCATTACTATAATTTAAAAGACAACCAAATTTATATATTAAAGCAAATTGTGGACAGGGCTAAGGAGTATAGGCCTGATGTAATAATTATAGCCGGAGATATATACGATAAATCTGTTCCTTCTGCAGAAGCATACATAATCTTTGACCAATTTCTTAATGATTTATCGGATATAAAGCCAAGTATACCTGTACTTATTATAGCCGGCAATCATGATTCGGCAGATAGGCTAAATTACGCCAGCTCATTTTTAGAGAAGCATAATATTTATATATCAGTTCATCCTCCCAGGGAGGAAGATGAATATCTTAAGAAGCTTGTATTACAAGATGAATATGGGGATGTTAACTTCTACCTTCTACCCTTTACTAAGCCGGGCTATGTACGGCATCTATTTGATGAGGGACTTGTGACCAGTTACGATAGTGCCATAAAAGCCTTAATAGAAAGGGAGAATATTGACTATAAGAAGAGAAATGTTTTGATTTCCCATCAGTTTTATGTGGCCGGGGAAAAAAGCCCTAAGACTTGCGATTCTGAGCAAGTATATATATCTGTTGGAGGTATTGACAGTGTGGATATCCAAGCAGTGGAGAAGTTTGATTATGTAGCCTTAGGACATCTCCATGGAGCACAAAGTATTGGAAAGAAGCATATTAGGTATAGCGGTAGTCCTCTTAAATATTCTGTCAGTGAACAACATCATGTTAAATCTATCACTATGGTTACCATTAATGATAAGAATTCAGATATTATTATTGATAAAATACCCCTTAGCTCCAATCAAGATGTAAGAAGTGAGAAAGGCTTATTAGATGAAATTATAAGCAGGGCCACAGATGAGAACAGGCATGATTATATAAGTATAACACTTACAGATGAAGATGAAATCTATAAGCCTAAGGATCAGTTAGAAGAACATTATGATCATATTCTTGAGGTGAAGATAGAAAACAGCAGAACAAAAGCACAGCTTATGGAGGCAGATACAGAGGCCACAGTTTTGGATCCTTTTGAGGCTTTCAAGCAATTTTACCGGGACATGCAGGGAACTTCCATGAGCTCTGAAGAAGAAAAGATAATGATAGATGTGATAAATATTTTACAGGAGGTGCAGGGTAATGAAACCGATTTATATTAA